From one Pieris brassicae chromosome 5, ilPieBrab1.1, whole genome shotgun sequence genomic stretch:
- the LOC123710012 gene encoding putative odorant-binding protein A5 yields MLSLLFLIGIHGTIGHTVHNKECTCIGNYLKVENTNLSVSEAFEKYDITPKYLPVPPKYLLEGKLVSADVKLGNFVPPIRTADPEIKYSKGKNYVNYTIFIIDIDGPGCDPYKGYLVSLVINVPKSENNLILSGDSIVPVSPPMVKLGSGIHRTVGLLYEQEEWINPDNIELFELARTRNINLWTFTKKYHLVDLVAGNFYRTELDYCADWKKEDLNDDVNKRCERFCKFVSNDDENNDLKCKN; encoded by the exons ATGCTttctttactatttttaattggtATACATGGAACTATTGGGCACACTGTGCACAACAAAGAGTGTACATGTATTGGGAACTACTTGAAAGtagaaaatactaatttatctGTGTCAGAGGCGTTTGAGAAATATGACATTACTCCTAAATACTTACCAGTCCCaccgaaatatttattagag ggCAAATTGGTTTCAGCTGATGTTAAACTAGGAAACTTTGTACCACCAATCAGAACTGCCGATCCAGAGATAAAATATTCGAaaggaaaaaattatgttaattacaccatttttataatag atatAGACGGCCCGGGTTGTGACCCTTATAAAGGCTACCTAGTCAGCCTTGTTATAAATGTGCCCAAGAGCGAGAATAATCTTATACTATCTGGAGACTCTATTGTACCTGTGAGCCCACCCATGGTCAAACTAGGCAGCGGAATTCATCGGACAGTTGGTTTGCTGTACGAGCAGGAAGAATGGATAAACCCTGATAACATAGAATTATTTGA gctGGCAAGGACAAGAAATATAAACCTCTGGACGTTCACAAAGAAATACCACCTCGTGGACCTCGTAGCTGGGAACTTCTATCGTACTGAACTCGACTACTGTGCTGACTGGAAGAAGGAAGATCTGAACGATGATGTAAATAAACGATGTGAACGATTCTGTAAATTTGTCTCCAACGACGATGAAAACAATgatttaaaatgcaaaaattaa
- the LOC123710028 gene encoding uncharacterized protein LOC123710028, with protein sequence MRLLFSLYFVVLGSYGILGELPHTCSCIPGFLKAKLELSAPNAFKKFGISPTFLPVPPKDKLKSSFMTANVELGNFIDPLRTIDTKYISYPQGKSDVKYSLFLFDVDGQQGPPPNVYLIGLYVNVPNSKNLLIGGDIAVPFIPPVPGLGTGVHRLTGLLYEQNDHIDPDAMEFMKLIKTRVIQLEPMVKKYNLKPEPVAGTFYTTELKRCGDTKH encoded by the exons atgcGATTATTGTtcagtttatattttgttgtacTAGGATCATATGGGATATTGGGAGAATTGCCTCACACCTGCTCCTGTATCCCTGGATTCTTAAAGGCTAAACTAGAGCTATCTGCTCCAAACGCCTTCAAGAAGTTTGGAATTTCTCCGACATTCTTGCCAGTCCCGCCTAAAGACAAGCTAAAG AGTTCTTTTATGACAGCAAACGTGGAGTTGGGAAATTTCATTGATCCACTCAGAACTATTGACACTAAGTATATTTCGTATCCACAGGGAAAGAGTGATGTTAAATACTCGTTATTCCTCTTTG ATGTTGATGGACAACAAGGCCCTCCTCCGAACGTATACCTTATAGGCCTGTATGTAAATGTACCAAACAGCAAGAACTTATTGATTGGGGGTGACATAGCTGTACCTTTTATTCCACCTGTGCCAGGTTTAGGAACTGGTGTTCACAGACTAACAGGGCTCTTGTATGAGCAGAACGACCACATTGACCCTGATGCAATGGAATTCATGAA attgATAAAAACTCGTGTTATACAACTGGAACCAATGGTCAAGAAGTATAATCTCAAACCTGAGCCTGTAGCGGGGACTTTCTATACGACTGAACTTAAACGATGCGGAGACACCAAAcactaa
- the LOC123709989 gene encoding uncharacterized protein LOC123709989 codes for MRLLVILFVALGSYGVLGDYPLGFKRVLIKDVSACSCISSYQKAALKLSAPLAFKKFGISPQYMPIPPKDKLKGGFVTASVELGNYIDPLRTIDPAFISYPKGKESVNYTLILIDFDGHQGNAPNARLLAINVNVPNSKNLIIGGDIAVPLISPVPSLGTGIHRIGGILYEQKAHIDPEQIEFLKLAKSRVIQLGQFTYTYNIKPEPLAGTFYTTEVKSCGKH; via the exons ATGCGattattagttatattatttgtcgCACTAGGGTCGTATGGAGTTTTGGGAGATTATCCTTTGGGTTTCAAACGGGTATTAATTAAAGATGTTAGTGCATGTTCCTGTATATCTTCATACCAGAAAGCCGCATTAAAACTATCTGCTCCacttgcctttaaaaaattcGGAATTTCGCCTCAATACATGCCGATTCCGCCAAAAGATAAGCTTAAG gGTGGATTTGTGACTGCCTCTGTAGAATTGGGAAATTACATTGACCCACTTAGAACTATTGATCCTGCGTTTATTAGTTATCCAAAAGGAAAGGAAAGTGTCAACTACACCTTAATATTGATCG ATTTCGACGGACATCAGGGAAATGCACCAAACGCCCGCCTTCTCGCTattaatgtaaatgttccaaatagcaagaatttaataattggtgGTGATATAGCTGTACCTTTGATCTCACCCGTCCCAAGCTTAGGAACCGGTATTCACAGAATCGGAGGCATCTTGTATGAGCAGAAGGCCCACATAGACCCTGAGcaaattgagtttttaaa ATTGGCAAAAAGCCGTGTTATACAACTGGGACAATTCACATATACCTACAACATTAAGCCGGAGCCTTTGGCGGGGACTTTCTACACTACTGAAGTCAAAAGTTGCGGAAAAcactaa
- the LOC123710258 gene encoding uncharacterized protein LOC123710258, with product MWKCIGLLLFLGQCIIVTSESSETPGTRNTRNIECCPCPEGRSADLTASATTHFNDDCPCKVRSADSNPAASIFTPIFRAARPPARQLQQNDMKPLLEPEVGLASSVLETLREATEEEYQEALARDAARNALQDDINKLVKIVVNHEPPEADAEPEASNSQTVRCVDPLENNNYLARSSLDYPSIGQTPISDRTGGINEAQNIFYRTLDKSRNAKFSDSLIYQMPLQNRLKTPYLEQDALVSPTHNLNTLVQASEELPITSLLQGRNNLLKQLDLRHILNLDKVTSLVPKEILGGRNIILPDRINNFPSNYPGNVLDETLAESENIENCITADKSINSVGTATTKILNILPTQNNHEIQPKASENSEYKDNIFNKGDGTIEESRDNFKMVLSPDNNGYKTLSSPLDNEYEHPQFKTHQLTTQDKDIPSIKGSILKTLDDFREANAVIHENLKSSLDDVLQLNSARVVSDGDIKTQAVPVTLEPQVWNNKLEQLPRLKYADQDAVLKNSDLNQNQQITNLHPNRETDQRNAESEIKTDIMQKDSPNTDTCLVYGQSKNANSDLSEMKTAASEPSNTRYGFSRMSQNNLENRAKNALNLRVPIKNVEDINLDIFDFQPFSMDQDSTRNTISSLPRLNMKSYKTRVPIPQSLDLKPVKLQKAFRKGNDVLGAVLTIQPHSEGKSNNMVSSQSRSSDNIFNHPLGMLPSFDDLRSFLEHSAKHILKLPHLSKNVGNLDSPLINIEDAADNLRTYTEDTLKNVQQSLGNTLHNVRDRDRTIIGDALLNPNGLVDSLSRNNLDVNEKLHDLHIDLNDRLQRIFDQSRSSSNIRPLNSRYNLYPKNILMQRKQTITDEKLLSNRIYQNRPLSKIPSNRDSNILHRKLNPKTSIQSQRDFDNSRTNLPVRKVNKPITLQNARLSKTVESNPNLQRVFQPKEYKSVPSLITAKKAAILESLTNKKPLLPILEKKIFNPTLSRNTQPERNFLTRNTLTLEQKSSPSESVYNTVPIEETARDSVQVKNIDDKKYKAALPPSFLKKTFLPNIAENNFLSKVKEAVTKDTQVNSNIGDRNDVVPSPSEIIKSAEPPKENIAFNCKMVCDKA from the exons ATGTGGAAGTGTATTGGCCTCCTGCTGTTTTTAGGACAATGTATTATA GTTACCTCGGAATCCAGCGAAACCCCAGGCACACGTAATACCAGGAACATAGAATGCTGCCCTTGTCCAGAGGGTAGAAGTGCTGATCTCACTGCGTCAGCGACCACCCATTTCAATGATGACTGCCCGTGCAAAGTACGAAGTGCCGATTCCAATCCTGCAGCATCAATTTTCACGCCAATATTTCGTGCTGCTCGTCCACCGGCTAG GCAATTACAACAAAATGACATGAAGCCTTTATTAGAACCGGAAGTAGGTCTTGCGTCCTCAGTACTTGAAACTTTGCGAGAAGCTACTGAAGAAGAATATCAAGAAGCACTGGCTAGAGATGCTGCCAGGAATGCTTTACAGGATGATATCAATAAACTTGTAAAAATCGTAGTGAATCATGAGCCTCCAGAGGCCGATGCTGAGCCAGAAGCTTCAAACAGTCAAACCGTAAGGTGTGTTGAtcctttagaaaataataactatttggCGCGCAGCTCTCTTGATTATCCTAGTATTGGACAAACGCCGATTTCAGACAGAACAGGTGGCATTAATGAAGctcagaatattttttatagaacgttAGACAAATCGAGAAACGCGAAATTTTCTGACAGCCTAATATATCAAATGCCTCTTCAAAATAGGTTAAAAACTCCCTATCTAGAACAAGATGCATTAGTTTCGCCTactcataatttaaatacacttGTTCAAGCATCTGAAGAGTTACCTATTACATCTTTATTACAAGGAAGAAATAACCTACTAAAGCAATTGGATTTAagacatatattaaatttagataaagTTACATCACTCGTTCCTAAAGAAATATTAGGTGGaaggaatattatattaccagATAGGATAAACAATTTCCCAAGTAATTACCCTGGAAATGTTTTAGATGAAACGTTAGCTGAGTCggaaaatatagaaaattgtataactgcagataaatcaattaatagtGTAGGGACTgctacaacaaaaatattaaacattcttCCAACACAAAACAATCATGAAATTCAACCAAAAGCTTCAGAAAATTCAGAATATAAggacaatatatttaacaaaggCGATGGTACAATTGAAGAAAGTCGtgacaattttaaaatggttCTTTCACCTGACAATAACGGCTACAAGACTTTGTCAAGCCCCTTAGATAATGAATATGAACACCCACAATTTAAAACTCATCAGTTAACCACACAAGATAAAGATATACCGTCAATTAAGGGAAGTATCTTAAAAACTTTAGACGACTTTAGGGAAGCAAATGCTGTCATTCACGAGAACTTAAAATCAAGTCTTGATGATGTTTTACAACTTAATTCAGCTCGTGTAGTATCAGATGGTGACATTAAAACACAAGCAGTTCCTGTTACACTCGAACCACAAGTATGGAATAATAAACTTGAACAATTGCCTAGGCTCAAATATGCCGATCAAGACGCTGTTTTAAAGAATTCTGATTTGAACCAAAACCagcaaataacaaatttacatCCAAATCGAGAAACTGATCAAAGGAATGCTGAAAGTGAGATTAAAACAGATATAATGCAAAAGGACAGCCCAAATACTGATACATGTTTGGTGTATGGCCAAAGCAAAAATGCGAACAGTGATCTAAGTGAAATGAAAACGGCTGCAAGTGAACCATCCAATACGCGATATGGATTTTCACGAATGTCACAAAACAATTTAGAGAATAGAGCCAAAAATGCTCTTAATTTACGGGTGCCAATAAAAAATGTAGAGGatataaatttagatatatttgattttcaaCCATTCTCTATGGATCAAGATAGTACAAGGAATACAATTAGTTCGTTACCACGCTTAAACATGAAATCTTATAAAACTAGAGTACCGATCCCTCAGTCATTGGATTTAAAACCTGTCAAGTTACAAAAAGCCTTTAGAAAAGGTAATGATGTACTGGGAGCTGTTTTAACAATCCAACCACATTCTGAAGGAAAAAGTAACAACATGGTATCATCTCAAAGCAGAAGtagtgataatatttttaaccatCCTTTAGGGATGCTACCAAGTTTTGATGATTTACGATCATTTTTAGAACATAGTGCAAAACATATACTGAAGTTACCACACCTATCAAAAAATGTTGGAAATTTAGATTCCCCTCtaatcaatatagaagatgCTGCAGATAACCTAAGAACATATACGgaagatacattaaaaaacgtTCAACAGTCTTTGGGCAATACATTGCATAACGTTCGAGACAGAGATCGTACTATAATAGGAGACGCACTTCTTAACCCAAATGGCTTAGTTGACTCCTTATCTAGAAATAATTTGGATGTGAACGAGAAGCTACATGATTTACATATAGATCTTAATGATAGATTACAAAGAATATTTGACCAATCTAGATCATCTTCTAACATACGGCCATTAAACTCCCGGTATAATTTATATcccaaaaatattctaatgcaaaggaaacaaacaataacagacgaaaaattattaagcaacagaatttatcaaaatagaCCTCTTTCTAAGATACCTTCAAATAGAGACAGTAACATTTTGCATCGAAAGCTAAATCCAAAAACCTCAATACAGAGTCAAAGAGACTTCGACAATTCACGTACAAATCTCCCTGTTAGAAAAGTAAACAAACCGATTACTTTACAGAATGCACGACTTAGCAAAACGGTTGAATCAAATCCCAATTTACAAAGAGTATTTCAACCCAAAGAATATAAGAGCGTTCCCTCACTTATTACAGCAAAGAAAGCAGCGATACTAGAATCGCTTACTAACAAAAAGCCTTTATTGCCaatattggaaaaaaaaatatttaatccaACTTTATCTAGAAACACTCAACCAGAACGCAATTTCTTAACACGAAATACACTAACACTTGAGCAAAAATCTTCACCAAGTGAAAGTGTATATAATACTGTACCAATAGAAGAAACAGCTAGAGACAGTGTACAAGTCAAAAACATcgatgataaaaaatataaggcaGCACTGCCTCcatcatttttgaaaaaaacatttttacctAACATTGctgaaaataactttttgtcGAAGGTAAAAGAAGCTGTGACGAAGGATACTcaagttaattcaaatattggAGATAGAAACGATGTAGTACCATCCCCTTCAGAGATTATTAAATCTGCTGAACCCCCAAAAGAGAATATAGCATTTAACTGCAAAATGGTTTGTGATAAggcttaa
- the LOC123709675 gene encoding lysosomal acid glucosylceramidase-like isoform X1, translated as MERYIILIVLLSVNCFGDKPCSVRKIQGQSVVCVCNSTYCDEVRRRLPGAGQFVIYESNEAGARFEKYDGNVLNYDATIKLGVMLELDPSEQYQQIIGFGGAITDSSGINWKSLSDEAQQQLINTYFSESGIEYSVLRVPIAGSDFSTHKYAYNESPENDVNLSNFTLAPEDFDYKIPFIKAASAVSPTPILNLASPWSPPDWMKEGLETNNCGRLKREYFQTYADYLYTFIDLYNDEGVPIWGLTPVNEPTNGIKPDTQINCMTWNVDMMGNFIKRHLGPTIRSSNYSDVKIVACDDQRPFMPYWVNGMFNMHPETLDFVDGLAVHYYFDTDLNSVIIDNINKKYPSKFIMNTEACEGMSEMKKVQEGSWSRAERYIKDIIQDLNLNLVGWLDWNLCLDMSGGPSWCNNQVDAPILIDARKGEFIKQPMFYALGHFSKFLPRGSRRLKINSKSKKKISNVGFITPQNTAVVILYNDGNPTVASIKLNDEQVIVPLEKKSIVTVEIRSEHTRGGGRPKKFKRKKGRKLRKTLY; from the exons ATGGAACgctacataattttaatagtccTTTTAAGTGTGAATTGTTTTGGAG aCAAACCGTGTTCCGTACGAAAAATACAAGGGCAGTCAGTCGTATGTGTGTGTAACTCCACTTATTGCGATGAAGTGCGACGGAGGCTACCAGGTGCTGGTCAATTCGTGATTTATGAAAGTAATgag GCCGGAGCACGATTCGAAAAATACGACGGAAACGTGCTGAACTATGACGCAA CGATAAAATTGGGTGTGATGCTAGAGCTGGATCCCTCTGAACAATACCAACAGATCATAGGTTTTGGTGGGGCCATCACGGATTCAAGCGGCATCAATTGGAAGAGCCTATCAGATGAAGCTCAACAGCAATTAATCAA caCATATTTCAGTGAAAGTGGTATTGAATACAGTGTTTTACGTGTTCCCATTGCCGGATCAGATTTCTCCACTCATAAATATGCTTATAATGAAAGTCCTGAAAATGACGTCAATCTATCAAACTTCACCTTAGCCCCTGAGGACTTTGATTATAag ATACCATTTATAAAAGCGGCTTCAGCTGTTTCACCAACTCCAATTCTTAACTTGGCATCTCCATGGTCTCCACCCGATTGGATGAAGGAGGGCTTGGAGACGAACAACTGTGGTCGTCTCAAAAGGGAATACTTTCAAACATATGCCGACTATTTATACAC CTTTATCGATCTTTATAACGACGAGGGAGTACCCATATGGGGTTTGACTCCAGTCAACGAACCGACGAATGGAATAAAGCCAGATACACAAATTAACTGCATGACTTGGAACGTCGACATGAtg gGAAATTTCATTAAGAGACACCTTGGGCCCACAATTCGCAGCTCCAACTATAGCGATGTCAAAATCGTTGCCTGTGACGACCAACGACCATTTATGCCCTACTGGGTCAATGGG ATGTTCAACATGCACCCTGAAACTCTGGACTTCGTCGATGGCCTGGCCGTTCATTACTACTTCGACACTGATCTGAATTCGGTGAtcattgataatattaataaaaaatatccatcAAAATTCATCATGAACACAGAAGCTTGTGAAG GTATGTCAGAGATGAAAAAAGTACAAGAAGGATCCTGGAGTAGAGCAGAACGGTACATCAAAGATATTATACAA gatCTTAACTTGAACCTAGTAGGCTGGTTGGATTGGAATCTATGTCTGGACATGTCTGGAGGTCCCTCATGGTGTAACAATCAAGTGGATGCGCCAATTCTGATCGACGCTAGAAAGGGAGAGTTCATCAAACAACCCATGTTCTATGCGTTGGGTCACTTTTCTAAGTTCTTACCACGGGGGTCGCGAAGactgaaaataaattcaaaaagcAAGAAAAAGATTTCTAACGTTGGATTCATTACACCACAGAACACTGCAGTTGTTATTCTATATAATGA tgGTAACCCGACGGTTGCATCAATTAAACTAAACGATGAACAAGTTATTGTACCATTGGAAAAGAAATCCATTGTTACTGTTGAAATACGATCAGAACA tacACGAGGGGGAGGTAGGCCAAAGAAATTCAAACGAAAAAAAGGAAGAAAACTAAGAAAAACcctttattaa
- the LOC123709675 gene encoding lysosomal acid glucosylceramidase-like isoform X2 has protein sequence MERYIILIVLLSVNCFGDKPCSVRKIQGQSVVCVCNSTYCDEVRRRLPGAGQFVIYESNEAGARFEKYDGNVLNYDATIKLGVMLELDPSEQYQQIIGFGGAITDSSGINWKSLSDEAQQQLINTYFSESGIEYSVLRVPIAGSDFSTHKYAYNESPENDVNLSNFTLAPEDFDYKIPFIKAASAVSPTPILNLASPWSPPDWMKEGLETNNCGRLKREYFQTYADYLYTFIDLYNDEGVPIWGLTPVNEPTNGIKPDTQINCMTWNVDMMGNFIKRHLGPTIRSSNYSDVKIVACDDQRPFMPYWVNGMFNMHPETLDFVDGLAVHYYFDTDLNSVIIDNINKKYPSKFIMNTEACEGMSEMKKVQEGSWSRAERYIKDIIQDLNLNLVGWLDWNLCLDMSGGPSWCNNQVDAPILIDARKGEFIKQPMFYALGHFSKFLPRGSRRLKINSKSKKKISNVGFITPQNTAVVILYNDFNLISVVTRRLHQLN, from the exons ATGGAACgctacataattttaatagtccTTTTAAGTGTGAATTGTTTTGGAG aCAAACCGTGTTCCGTACGAAAAATACAAGGGCAGTCAGTCGTATGTGTGTGTAACTCCACTTATTGCGATGAAGTGCGACGGAGGCTACCAGGTGCTGGTCAATTCGTGATTTATGAAAGTAATgag GCCGGAGCACGATTCGAAAAATACGACGGAAACGTGCTGAACTATGACGCAA CGATAAAATTGGGTGTGATGCTAGAGCTGGATCCCTCTGAACAATACCAACAGATCATAGGTTTTGGTGGGGCCATCACGGATTCAAGCGGCATCAATTGGAAGAGCCTATCAGATGAAGCTCAACAGCAATTAATCAA caCATATTTCAGTGAAAGTGGTATTGAATACAGTGTTTTACGTGTTCCCATTGCCGGATCAGATTTCTCCACTCATAAATATGCTTATAATGAAAGTCCTGAAAATGACGTCAATCTATCAAACTTCACCTTAGCCCCTGAGGACTTTGATTATAag ATACCATTTATAAAAGCGGCTTCAGCTGTTTCACCAACTCCAATTCTTAACTTGGCATCTCCATGGTCTCCACCCGATTGGATGAAGGAGGGCTTGGAGACGAACAACTGTGGTCGTCTCAAAAGGGAATACTTTCAAACATATGCCGACTATTTATACAC CTTTATCGATCTTTATAACGACGAGGGAGTACCCATATGGGGTTTGACTCCAGTCAACGAACCGACGAATGGAATAAAGCCAGATACACAAATTAACTGCATGACTTGGAACGTCGACATGAtg gGAAATTTCATTAAGAGACACCTTGGGCCCACAATTCGCAGCTCCAACTATAGCGATGTCAAAATCGTTGCCTGTGACGACCAACGACCATTTATGCCCTACTGGGTCAATGGG ATGTTCAACATGCACCCTGAAACTCTGGACTTCGTCGATGGCCTGGCCGTTCATTACTACTTCGACACTGATCTGAATTCGGTGAtcattgataatattaataaaaaatatccatcAAAATTCATCATGAACACAGAAGCTTGTGAAG GTATGTCAGAGATGAAAAAAGTACAAGAAGGATCCTGGAGTAGAGCAGAACGGTACATCAAAGATATTATACAA gatCTTAACTTGAACCTAGTAGGCTGGTTGGATTGGAATCTATGTCTGGACATGTCTGGAGGTCCCTCATGGTGTAACAATCAAGTGGATGCGCCAATTCTGATCGACGCTAGAAAGGGAGAGTTCATCAAACAACCCATGTTCTATGCGTTGGGTCACTTTTCTAAGTTCTTACCACGGGGGTCGCGAAGactgaaaataaattcaaaaagcAAGAAAAAGATTTCTAACGTTGGATTCATTACACCACAGAACACTGCAGTTGTTATTCTATATAATGA ttttaatttaatttcagtgGTAACCCGACGGTTGCATCAATTAAACTAA